CTGCCCGCGCTCCTGAACCAGACCGAGCAGATGCTGGTCACGGCGCCCCGCCGGCGGCCTGATGTGGTCGAACCGCTCACCGAGCGGGAGCTGGCGGTCCTGCGGCTGCTCGCCACCCGGCTGTCGAACCGGGAGATCGGCCGCCAGCTGTACGTCTCGGTCAACACCATCAGGACCCACATCCAGGCGGTCTACCGCAAGCTCGGCGTGGGCACCCGGGCCGACGCGGTCGCCAACGCCCGCGAGCTCGGCCTGCTCGCACGGTCGACGCCCCAGGGTCGGTGACCATCCTGGTCGCGCCGGCCGGGCGCGTTGGCTTCACCCGTTTGAGGTGATCTGGCGCCGTGCAGGTGGTGAGTTCATGCGGACGGGGTGATGTCCGGCGTCCAGGTCCCGCTTATGGTTGGCTGCACCTCACGACGCTCAGGGACGCGCAGGAAGGTGGTCTCCCATGACCGCAGGATCGGGTGCCGGCACCCCTGGGGAGGCGTCACGCAGTCCGCGGCTCGCGATCCTGCTGGCGATGGCGATGTTCGTGCTCGTCGTCGACACCTCGCTGATGAACGTGTCGATCGCGGCCGTGGTCCGGGACCTCGGCACGACCACCAGCGGCGTCCAGTCCGCGATCGCGCTCGAGGCCCTGGTGTCGGCCGCCTTCATCCTCATCGGCAGCAAGGTCGGCGACCTCATCGGGCGCAAGCGGGCCTATGTGCTGGGGCTGCTCGGCTACGCCGTCGGCGCCCTGGCCATGGCCCTGGCCCAGGGCCTGACCGCGATCATCGTCTTCTGGGCCATCGTGGGCGGGATCGGCGCGTCGCTGCTGCTGCCCTCCATGCAGTCCCTCATCCACGGCAACTTCGAGGGGCCGGCCCAGAAGAAGGCCTACGCCCTGGTCGGGGCCGCGGCCGCCATCGCCGCCGCGGTCGGGCCGCTGCTGGGAGGGTTCCTCACGACCTACCTGTCGTGGCGCGTCGGCTTCCTGCTCGAGGTCCTGATCATCGCGGTCGTGCTGTCGGGCATCAGGCTCGTCCGCGACGTGCCGTACACCGGGCCGCGGCAGGTCGACGCGGTCGGTTCCGTCCTCTCGGTGCTGGGCATGGGCGGCATCGTGCTCAGCATCCTGGTCTGGCAGGAAGGCGGCGAGGCCGTCGGCGGGCTCCTGGTGGTCGGCGCCGTCGCCCTGGCGGCGCTGATCTGGTGGCTGCTGCGGCGCAAGCGGCAGGGGAGGGCGACCCTGCTCGACCCCGACCTGTTCAGGTCCCACCCCTTCCGCTTCGGGATCACCGAGCAGATGCTCCAGCAGATCGCCCTCGGCGGCACGATGATCGCGCTGCCCATCTACCTGCAGATGGTGCTGGAGTACAACGCGATGCTGGCCGGGTTGTCGCTGGCCCCGCTCTCGCTCAGCATGTTCGGCATCGCCCTCCTGGCCGGGAAGCGGGCCGGGAAGCGCCGGCCGAGCAGCATCATCCGGATGGGGTTCGCGCTGCTCACGGCCGGGATGGCGGTGCTGATCCCGATCGTGCCCAGGGCGGAGTCCGGTTGGTACCTCTTCATCCCCCTGGCGATCGTCGGTTCGGGGCTGGGGCTGCTGGTGTCCCAGCTCAACAACTACACCCTGGCCCCGATCTCGGAGGAGCGGGTCAGCGAGGCCGCCGGCGTGAACTCGGCGGCGGGGTCGTTCGGGCTGTCGTTCGGGCTGGCCTTCGCCGGTGCCATCATGCTCGCGGCGCTCTCGGTCAACTTCACCAACCTGGCCCAGGGCAGCACCGTCCTTCCCCCGGAGGACAAGCAGCGCGTCGCGCAGGCCCTTGAGGACGACGCCCAGGTGCTGAGCAACACCCAGCTCGAGGAGCTGCTCGCCGCCCAGCCCGAGGAGATCCAGGACGAGATCATCCGCATCAACACCGACGCCCGACCGCTCGCCCTGCAGATCGCCCTGCTCGTCCCGCTCCTGGCCGGCATCGTCGGGCTGTTCAACTCGTTCCGCATGATGCGCCTGCCCGACCCCACCCCGTCGGGTTCGGTCGAAGGGATGGCCCTGGGCTGACGGCGCCTGGGCTCAGCCGGGGCGCGTGGGCGCCGGGCGGTCCTCCCAGTCGGTCCACTCGACGCCCGTGGCGTCGAGATAGGCGTCCACCGCGGTGCCGATGGTGGGATAGAAGTGGTCGGCGCCGAAGTGCTCCAGCAGCCCGTAGCGCTTCAGCCGGTCCTTCACCGGGTCCTTCATCTCGGCGAAGCGCAGGTCGATGCCGTCGGCGGCGAGCTCGTCCTCGAGGCGCCGGAGGACGTCGGCGGCGGTGGTGTCGAGGTCCGTCACCGGTTCGGCGGTGACGATCACCCAGCGCACCGGCGTCGGGGACGACGCGACGGCCTGCTCGACGTGGTCGGCGAAGATCTCCGCGTTGGCGAAGAACAGCGGCGCGTCCCAGCGGAACAGCACCAGCCCGGGGATGCGCTTGGCGTCGGGGTAGCGGCTGACGTCGTGGTAGCCCTTCAGGCCGTCGACGCGGCCGAGGACGGCGTCATAGGGACGCCAGGCGCGCCTGACGAAGTCCAGCAGCGCCAGGCCGACGGCGAGGAAGATGCCCTCGATCACCCCCAGGACCGCGACCCCGAGAAAGCACACGATCGACAGGACGAACTCCATCCTGCGCCAGCGGTACAGCTTGCGTACGCCGGCGACCTCGACCAGCCCGATCGCCGCCGAGATGACCACGGCGGCCAGCGCCGAATCGGGAAGGTGCTGCACGAGGTTGGGGA
This is a stretch of genomic DNA from Actinomycetota bacterium. It encodes these proteins:
- a CDS encoding MFS transporter; protein product: MTAGSGAGTPGEASRSPRLAILLAMAMFVLVVDTSLMNVSIAAVVRDLGTTTSGVQSAIALEALVSAAFILIGSKVGDLIGRKRAYVLGLLGYAVGALAMALAQGLTAIIVFWAIVGGIGASLLLPSMQSLIHGNFEGPAQKKAYALVGAAAAIAAAVGPLLGGFLTTYLSWRVGFLLEVLIIAVVLSGIRLVRDVPYTGPRQVDAVGSVLSVLGMGGIVLSILVWQEGGEAVGGLLVVGAVALAALIWWLLRRKRQGRATLLDPDLFRSHPFRFGITEQMLQQIALGGTMIALPIYLQMVLEYNAMLAGLSLAPLSLSMFGIALLAGKRAGKRRPSSIIRMGFALLTAGMAVLIPIVPRAESGWYLFIPLAIVGSGLGLLVSQLNNYTLAPISEERVSEAAGVNSAAGSFGLSFGLAFAGAIMLAALSVNFTNLAQGSTVLPPEDKQRVAQALEDDAQVLSNTQLEELLAAQPEEIQDEIIRINTDARPLALQIALLVPLLAGIVGLFNSFRMMRLPDPTPSGSVEGMALG